GAGCTATGATTTTGGGTATCGCGCACTCCGATCTGCGTCTCTCTGACGGGAAAGAATCGAGTATTGTCACAGTCGTTCTCGGCCGGGGTCACATCTATGAAGTTAAGCCATGAGTCAAGCGCACTTCGTCGGTCGCACCGAGTTTTGGTGTGATTCGAAGTCATGTTCGTTTCGACAATAACCAACCCGCCTCCTTTTATTGTTAGATTTACTTTCAGTTCGCACCGCCGTTTGTGGCGAGTGCCATCATCTATTCGTGCACAGATTTAACTGGCTACATGAAACTAGATCGGCTCATCCCGACGCTTTATCGAGATGGCTGGCCGTGCCATCAGACCTTCAGAGACTGAAGATTTCTCTTCACCTCTCCTGACCCCTCGCACAGGCCAACTTCGCCCCGCCGGTTGCAAACTGTTCGTAGCTGATGTTGTCACGAAGCATGACGTAACAGTTGATGAGCAGTTTGCGGGCCGCTGCGACTTTTTGCTTTCGGGCGGCCGCGTCGACGGCTAACTTGCAAGTAATGTGCCTTGATCCCATGATCGCGGCACGTCTGGGCGGCCTGACCGAGCAGATGCCTCGTGAGTCGCGAGCCATGCTTGCTGATCGAGCCTATTCGTCTCTTCTCGCCGGAGCTTTTCTCCAGCGGGTCCAGTCCTACGAACGCGACTACCTCTTCCTTGCGTCGAAAGCGGCGGACGTCGCCTAGTGTGTGAATGAGTGCCAGAGCGGTGACCACTCCGATGCCCGGATGCGTCATCAGAAGGCGCGTCTTTGCATCTTTATCCGCCTCCTCCGCAAGTTTCGCGTCAAAGGCCGCTATCTCTTTAGACAATTCGTTGTATAAAGAAAACCGCGATATGACGATGAGCCGCTCCATATCGGTCGAAACCGCATCGAGAAGCTCTTTCTGCCGTTTAAGTGTCTGAAGCCGAAACTTATCGAGCCCCTTCGATCGAGCGAACGCCTGTAGCGTGTTTGCGATCGATGTACGCTTCTTCACCAGAAAATGCCGATGATTGAGCATCGTGAGCATCTCGCGGCTCCGCTCGCTCCTCGGCGTGATCTCGGGAAACGAGCCGTTCACCAGGAGATCCAGGATCGTCTCCGCATCACGAAAGTCGTTCTTGTGTCGCGACAACGCAGCTCGCCTGATCAGCCTCGGATCACCTATCTTTACCTTTATTCCGTTTTCAAAGAGCAGCTTTTCAAACCACCACAAACAACCCGTCGCCTCTACCCCGACAACCACCTCGTCTCCAAACTTGCGATAAAACGCCTTCAAAGACTGCTTGTCCGAATGCAGAAACTGCCGATACCGCACCTCTCCATCCCTCTCGTCACAATAAGCAACCGTCTGCTCGTATGGGTGAAAATCAACCCCGATGTATACTGTCATTGTTGATTCCATCGGGTCAGTTTCTTGTCAAAACTCTGAGTGTTTTCTAACACTCGACTCCGATGGAATCAACTTCATAACATCAGTCCTTACAATTCAAAGCCCACGGATGTGGGCGACAGATCCGTTCGCACCTGAATATATTCGCCGATCAAAATGCTAAGATGCGGATACTGTGATGACAACGCATAAGAAGTTCTTCCTAATTCTTTGGG
This sequence is a window from Acidobacteriota bacterium. Protein-coding genes within it:
- a CDS encoding IS110 family transposase, with translation MTVYIGVDFHPYEQTVAYCDERDGEVRYRQFLHSDKQSLKAFYRKFGDEVVVGVEATGCLWWFEKLLFENGIKVKIGDPRLIRRAALSRHKNDFRDAETILDLLVNGSFPEITPRSERSREMLTMLNHRHFLVKKRTSIANTLQAFARSKGLDKFRLQTLKRQKELLDAVSTDMERLIVISRFSLYNELSKEIAAFDAKLAEEADKDAKTRLLMTHPGIGVVTALALIHTLGDVRRFRRKEEVVAFVGLDPLEKSSGEKRRIGSISKHGSRLTRHLLGQAAQTCRDHGIKAHYLQVSRRRGRPKAKSRSGPQTAHQLLRHAS